One Rattus norvegicus strain BN/NHsdMcwi chromosome 20, GRCr8, whole genome shotgun sequence DNA segment encodes these proteins:
- the RT1-CE12 gene encoding RT1 class I, locus CE12 precursor produces the protein MGVTAPPLLLLLLAAALARTQTRAGSHSLRYFKTAVSRPGLGEPRFMEVGYVDDTEFVRFDSDAENPRYEPRARWMEQQGPEYWERETQGAKEKEQTFRVNLRTLLGYYNQSEGDSHTLQLMFGCDVGSDGRLLRGYDQFAYDGRDYIALNEDLKTWAAADVVAQMTRNKWERARYAEKRRANLEGECVESLRRFLELGKETLLRSDPPKAHVTLHPRPEGDVTLRCWALGFYPADITLTWQMNGEDLTQDMELVETRPAGDGTFQKWAAVVVPLGKEQNYTCLVEHEGLPEPLTLRWEPPSSTNSNMEFNVIYVVLGAISAVAISGAVIIGAVLAVVRKRNTGGEGGDYTPAPDRDSCQSSNVSLPDCKA, from the exons ATGGGGGTGACTGCGCCGCccttgctgctcctgctgctggcgGCCGCCTTGGCCCGGACCCAGACCCGCGCGG GCTCACACTCGCTGCGGTATTTCAAAACCGCCGTGTCCCGGCCCGGCCTCGGGGAGCCCCGGTTCATGGAAGTCGGCTACGTGGACGACACGGAGTTCGTGCGCTTCGACAGTGACGCGGAGAATCCGAGATACGAGCCGCGGGCCCGGTGGATGGAGCAGCAGGGGCCGGAGTATTGGGAGCGGGAGACGCAGGGAGCCAAGGAAAAGGAGCAGACTTTCCGAGTGAACCTGAGGACACTGCTTGGCTACTACAACCAGAGCGAGGGCG ACTCTCACACACTCCAGTTGATGTTTGGCTGTGACGTGGGGTCGGACGGGAGGCTCCTCCGCGGGTATGATCAGTTCGCCTACGACGGCCGCGATTACATCGCCCTGAACGAAGACCTGAAAACGTGGGCGGCGGCGGACGTGGTGGCGCAGATGACCCGAAACAAGTGGGAGCGGGCTCGTTATGCAGAGAAACGCAGGGCCAATCTGGAAGGAGAGTGTGTGGAGTCGCTCCGCAGATTCCTGGAACTCGGGAAGGAGACGCTGCTGCGCTCAG ATCCCCCAAAGGCACATGTGACCCTTCACCCCAGACCTGAAGGTGATGTCACCCTGAGGTGCTGGGCCCTGGGCTTCTACCCTGCTGACATCACCCTGACCTGGCAGATGAATGGGGAGGACCTGACCCAGGACATGGAGCTTGTGGAGACCAGGCCTGCAGGGGATGGAACCTTCCAGAAGTGGGCAGCTGTGGTGGTGCCTCTTGGGAAGGAGCAGAATTACACATGCCTTGTGGAGCATGAGGGGCTGCCTGAGCCTCTCACCTTGAGATGGG AGCCTCCTTCATCCACCAACTCCAACATGGAATTCAATGTCATTTATGTTGTCCTTGGAGCCATCTCTGCTGTGGCCATCAGTGGAGCTGTGATCATTGGAGCTGTGTTGGCTGTTGTGAGGAAGAGAAACACAG
- the RT1-CE12 gene encoding RT1 class I, locus CE12 isoform X1 — MGVTAPPLLLLLLAAALARTQTRAGSHSLRYFKTAVSRPGLGEPRFMEVGYVDDTEFVRFDSDAENPRYEPRARWMEQQGPEYWERETQGAKEKEQTFRVNLRTLLGYYNQSEGDSHTLQLMFGCDVGSDGRLLRGYDQFAYDGRDYIALNEDLKTWAAADVVAQMTRNKWERARYAEKRRANLEGECVESLRRFLELGKETLLRSDPPKAHVTLHPRPEGDVTLRCWALGFYPADITLTWQMNGEDLTQDMELVETRPAGDGTFQKWAAVVVPLGKEQNYTCLVEHEGLPEPLTLRWEPPSSTNSNMEFNVIYVVLGAISAVAISGAVIIGAVLAVVRKRNTGGEGGDYTPAPVMVCDSHSLA, encoded by the exons ATGGGGGTGACTGCGCCGCccttgctgctcctgctgctggcgGCCGCCTTGGCCCGGACCCAGACCCGCGCGG GCTCACACTCGCTGCGGTATTTCAAAACCGCCGTGTCCCGGCCCGGCCTCGGGGAGCCCCGGTTCATGGAAGTCGGCTACGTGGACGACACGGAGTTCGTGCGCTTCGACAGTGACGCGGAGAATCCGAGATACGAGCCGCGGGCCCGGTGGATGGAGCAGCAGGGGCCGGAGTATTGGGAGCGGGAGACGCAGGGAGCCAAGGAAAAGGAGCAGACTTTCCGAGTGAACCTGAGGACACTGCTTGGCTACTACAACCAGAGCGAGGGCG ACTCTCACACACTCCAGTTGATGTTTGGCTGTGACGTGGGGTCGGACGGGAGGCTCCTCCGCGGGTATGATCAGTTCGCCTACGACGGCCGCGATTACATCGCCCTGAACGAAGACCTGAAAACGTGGGCGGCGGCGGACGTGGTGGCGCAGATGACCCGAAACAAGTGGGAGCGGGCTCGTTATGCAGAGAAACGCAGGGCCAATCTGGAAGGAGAGTGTGTGGAGTCGCTCCGCAGATTCCTGGAACTCGGGAAGGAGACGCTGCTGCGCTCAG ATCCCCCAAAGGCACATGTGACCCTTCACCCCAGACCTGAAGGTGATGTCACCCTGAGGTGCTGGGCCCTGGGCTTCTACCCTGCTGACATCACCCTGACCTGGCAGATGAATGGGGAGGACCTGACCCAGGACATGGAGCTTGTGGAGACCAGGCCTGCAGGGGATGGAACCTTCCAGAAGTGGGCAGCTGTGGTGGTGCCTCTTGGGAAGGAGCAGAATTACACATGCCTTGTGGAGCATGAGGGGCTGCCTGAGCCTCTCACCTTGAGATGGG AGCCTCCTTCATCCACCAACTCCAACATGGAATTCAATGTCATTTATGTTGTCCTTGGAGCCATCTCTGCTGTGGCCATCAGTGGAGCTGTGATCATTGGAGCTGTGTTGGCTGTTGTGAGGAAGAGAAACACAG
- the RT1-CE12 gene encoding RT1 class I, locus CE12 isoform X4 — MGVTAPPLLLLLLAAALARTQTRAGSHSLRYFKTAVSRPGLGEPRFMEVGYVDDTEFVRFDSDAENPRYEPRARWMEQQGPEYWERETQGAKEKEQTFRVNLRTLLGYYNQSEGDSHTLQLMFGCDVGSDGRLLRGYDQFAYDGRDYIALNEDLKTWAAADVVAQMTRNKWERARYAEKRRANLEGECVESLRRFLELGKETLLRSDPPKAHVTLHPRPEGDVTLRCWALGFYPADITLTWQMNGEDLTQDMELVETRPAGDGTFQKWAAVVVPLGKEQNYTCLVEHEGLPEPLTLRWEPPSSTNSNMEFNVIYVVLGAISAVAISGAVIIGAVLAVVRKRNTA; from the exons ATGGGGGTGACTGCGCCGCccttgctgctcctgctgctggcgGCCGCCTTGGCCCGGACCCAGACCCGCGCGG GCTCACACTCGCTGCGGTATTTCAAAACCGCCGTGTCCCGGCCCGGCCTCGGGGAGCCCCGGTTCATGGAAGTCGGCTACGTGGACGACACGGAGTTCGTGCGCTTCGACAGTGACGCGGAGAATCCGAGATACGAGCCGCGGGCCCGGTGGATGGAGCAGCAGGGGCCGGAGTATTGGGAGCGGGAGACGCAGGGAGCCAAGGAAAAGGAGCAGACTTTCCGAGTGAACCTGAGGACACTGCTTGGCTACTACAACCAGAGCGAGGGCG ACTCTCACACACTCCAGTTGATGTTTGGCTGTGACGTGGGGTCGGACGGGAGGCTCCTCCGCGGGTATGATCAGTTCGCCTACGACGGCCGCGATTACATCGCCCTGAACGAAGACCTGAAAACGTGGGCGGCGGCGGACGTGGTGGCGCAGATGACCCGAAACAAGTGGGAGCGGGCTCGTTATGCAGAGAAACGCAGGGCCAATCTGGAAGGAGAGTGTGTGGAGTCGCTCCGCAGATTCCTGGAACTCGGGAAGGAGACGCTGCTGCGCTCAG ATCCCCCAAAGGCACATGTGACCCTTCACCCCAGACCTGAAGGTGATGTCACCCTGAGGTGCTGGGCCCTGGGCTTCTACCCTGCTGACATCACCCTGACCTGGCAGATGAATGGGGAGGACCTGACCCAGGACATGGAGCTTGTGGAGACCAGGCCTGCAGGGGATGGAACCTTCCAGAAGTGGGCAGCTGTGGTGGTGCCTCTTGGGAAGGAGCAGAATTACACATGCCTTGTGGAGCATGAGGGGCTGCCTGAGCCTCTCACCTTGAGATGGG AGCCTCCTTCATCCACCAACTCCAACATGGAATTCAATGTCATTTATGTTGTCCTTGGAGCCATCTCTGCTGTGGCCATCAGTGGAGCTGTGATCATTGGAGCTGTGTTGGCTGTTGTGAGGAAGAGAAACACAG
- the RT1-CE12 gene encoding RT1 class I, locus CE12 isoform X5, whose product MEQQGPEYWERETQGAKEKEQTFRVNLRTLLGYYNQSEGDSHTLQLMFGCDVGSDGRLLRGYDQFAYDGRDYIALNEDLKTWAAADVVAQMTRNKWERARYAEKRRANLEGECVESLRRFLELGKETLLRSDPPKAHVTLHPRPEGDVTLRCWALGFYPADITLTWQMNGEDLTQDMELVETRPAGDGTFQKWAAVVVPLGKEQNYTCLVEHEGLPEPLTLRWEPPSSTNSNMEFNVIYVVLGAISAVAISGAVIIGAVLAVVRKRNTGGEGGDYTPAPDRDSCQSSNVSLPDCKA is encoded by the exons ATGGAGCAGCAGGGGCCGGAGTATTGGGAGCGGGAGACGCAGGGAGCCAAGGAAAAGGAGCAGACTTTCCGAGTGAACCTGAGGACACTGCTTGGCTACTACAACCAGAGCGAGGGCG ACTCTCACACACTCCAGTTGATGTTTGGCTGTGACGTGGGGTCGGACGGGAGGCTCCTCCGCGGGTATGATCAGTTCGCCTACGACGGCCGCGATTACATCGCCCTGAACGAAGACCTGAAAACGTGGGCGGCGGCGGACGTGGTGGCGCAGATGACCCGAAACAAGTGGGAGCGGGCTCGTTATGCAGAGAAACGCAGGGCCAATCTGGAAGGAGAGTGTGTGGAGTCGCTCCGCAGATTCCTGGAACTCGGGAAGGAGACGCTGCTGCGCTCAG ATCCCCCAAAGGCACATGTGACCCTTCACCCCAGACCTGAAGGTGATGTCACCCTGAGGTGCTGGGCCCTGGGCTTCTACCCTGCTGACATCACCCTGACCTGGCAGATGAATGGGGAGGACCTGACCCAGGACATGGAGCTTGTGGAGACCAGGCCTGCAGGGGATGGAACCTTCCAGAAGTGGGCAGCTGTGGTGGTGCCTCTTGGGAAGGAGCAGAATTACACATGCCTTGTGGAGCATGAGGGGCTGCCTGAGCCTCTCACCTTGAGATGGG AGCCTCCTTCATCCACCAACTCCAACATGGAATTCAATGTCATTTATGTTGTCCTTGGAGCCATCTCTGCTGTGGCCATCAGTGGAGCTGTGATCATTGGAGCTGTGTTGGCTGTTGTGAGGAAGAGAAACACAG
- the RT1-CE12 gene encoding RT1 class I, locus CE12 isoform X3 — protein sequence MGVTAPPLLLLLLAAALARTQTRAGSHSLRYFKTAVSRPGLGEPRFMEVGYVDDTEFVRFDSDAENPRYEPRARWMEQQGPEYWERETQGAKEKEQTFRVNLRTLLGYYNQSEGDSHTLQLMFGCDVGSDGRLLRGYDQFAYDGRDYIALNEDLKTWAAADVVAQMTRNKWERARYAEKRRANLEGECVESLRRFLELGKETLLRSDPPKAHVTLHPRPEGDVTLRCWALGFYPADITLTWQMNGEDLTQDMELVETRPAGDGTFQKWAAVVVPLGKEQNYTCLVEHEGLPEPLTLRWEPPSSTNSNMEFNVIYVVLGAISAVAISGAVIIGAVLAVVRKRNTGGEGGDYTPAPA from the exons ATGGGGGTGACTGCGCCGCccttgctgctcctgctgctggcgGCCGCCTTGGCCCGGACCCAGACCCGCGCGG GCTCACACTCGCTGCGGTATTTCAAAACCGCCGTGTCCCGGCCCGGCCTCGGGGAGCCCCGGTTCATGGAAGTCGGCTACGTGGACGACACGGAGTTCGTGCGCTTCGACAGTGACGCGGAGAATCCGAGATACGAGCCGCGGGCCCGGTGGATGGAGCAGCAGGGGCCGGAGTATTGGGAGCGGGAGACGCAGGGAGCCAAGGAAAAGGAGCAGACTTTCCGAGTGAACCTGAGGACACTGCTTGGCTACTACAACCAGAGCGAGGGCG ACTCTCACACACTCCAGTTGATGTTTGGCTGTGACGTGGGGTCGGACGGGAGGCTCCTCCGCGGGTATGATCAGTTCGCCTACGACGGCCGCGATTACATCGCCCTGAACGAAGACCTGAAAACGTGGGCGGCGGCGGACGTGGTGGCGCAGATGACCCGAAACAAGTGGGAGCGGGCTCGTTATGCAGAGAAACGCAGGGCCAATCTGGAAGGAGAGTGTGTGGAGTCGCTCCGCAGATTCCTGGAACTCGGGAAGGAGACGCTGCTGCGCTCAG ATCCCCCAAAGGCACATGTGACCCTTCACCCCAGACCTGAAGGTGATGTCACCCTGAGGTGCTGGGCCCTGGGCTTCTACCCTGCTGACATCACCCTGACCTGGCAGATGAATGGGGAGGACCTGACCCAGGACATGGAGCTTGTGGAGACCAGGCCTGCAGGGGATGGAACCTTCCAGAAGTGGGCAGCTGTGGTGGTGCCTCTTGGGAAGGAGCAGAATTACACATGCCTTGTGGAGCATGAGGGGCTGCCTGAGCCTCTCACCTTGAGATGGG AGCCTCCTTCATCCACCAACTCCAACATGGAATTCAATGTCATTTATGTTGTCCTTGGAGCCATCTCTGCTGTGGCCATCAGTGGAGCTGTGATCATTGGAGCTGTGTTGGCTGTTGTGAGGAAGAGAAACACAG
- the RT1-CE12 gene encoding RT1 class I, locus CE12 isoform X2 produces MGVTAPPLLLLLLAAALARTQTRAGSHSLRYFKTAVSRPGLGEPRFMEVGYVDDTEFVRFDSDAENPRYEPRARWMEQQGPEYWERETQGAKEKEQTFRVNLRTLLGYYNQSEGDSHTLQLMFGCDVGSDGRLLRGYDQFAYDGRDYIALNEDLKTWAAADVVAQMTRNKWERARYAEKRRANLEGECVESLRRFLELGKETLLRSDPPKAHVTLHPRPEGDVTLRCWALGFYPADITLTWQMNGEDLTQDMELVETRPAGDGTFQKWAAVVVPLGKEQNYTCLVEHEGLPEPLTLRWEPPSSTNSNMEFNVIYVVLGAISAVAISGAVIIGAVLAVVRKRNTGGEGGDYTPAPGLR; encoded by the exons ATGGGGGTGACTGCGCCGCccttgctgctcctgctgctggcgGCCGCCTTGGCCCGGACCCAGACCCGCGCGG GCTCACACTCGCTGCGGTATTTCAAAACCGCCGTGTCCCGGCCCGGCCTCGGGGAGCCCCGGTTCATGGAAGTCGGCTACGTGGACGACACGGAGTTCGTGCGCTTCGACAGTGACGCGGAGAATCCGAGATACGAGCCGCGGGCCCGGTGGATGGAGCAGCAGGGGCCGGAGTATTGGGAGCGGGAGACGCAGGGAGCCAAGGAAAAGGAGCAGACTTTCCGAGTGAACCTGAGGACACTGCTTGGCTACTACAACCAGAGCGAGGGCG ACTCTCACACACTCCAGTTGATGTTTGGCTGTGACGTGGGGTCGGACGGGAGGCTCCTCCGCGGGTATGATCAGTTCGCCTACGACGGCCGCGATTACATCGCCCTGAACGAAGACCTGAAAACGTGGGCGGCGGCGGACGTGGTGGCGCAGATGACCCGAAACAAGTGGGAGCGGGCTCGTTATGCAGAGAAACGCAGGGCCAATCTGGAAGGAGAGTGTGTGGAGTCGCTCCGCAGATTCCTGGAACTCGGGAAGGAGACGCTGCTGCGCTCAG ATCCCCCAAAGGCACATGTGACCCTTCACCCCAGACCTGAAGGTGATGTCACCCTGAGGTGCTGGGCCCTGGGCTTCTACCCTGCTGACATCACCCTGACCTGGCAGATGAATGGGGAGGACCTGACCCAGGACATGGAGCTTGTGGAGACCAGGCCTGCAGGGGATGGAACCTTCCAGAAGTGGGCAGCTGTGGTGGTGCCTCTTGGGAAGGAGCAGAATTACACATGCCTTGTGGAGCATGAGGGGCTGCCTGAGCCTCTCACCTTGAGATGGG AGCCTCCTTCATCCACCAACTCCAACATGGAATTCAATGTCATTTATGTTGTCCTTGGAGCCATCTCTGCTGTGGCCATCAGTGGAGCTGTGATCATTGGAGCTGTGTTGGCTGTTGTGAGGAAGAGAAACACAG